The Acidicapsa acidisoli genome contains a region encoding:
- a CDS encoding flagellar biosynthesis protein FlhA → MSTAVVVNAPGTRLAGMWSRLGEFLLPIGAISVMFVMLVPLPSGVLDMLLALSIAASVIVFLSAVQVRRAVELSVFPTLLLLLTLFRLSLNIASSRRILLHGSEGTAAAGNVIEAFGQFVVGGNYVVGFVLFLALIAIQFLVVSHGAVRTAEVTARFTLDALPGKQMAIDADLNAGLINEHEARRRRQAIAREAEFYGAMDGAARFSQRDSMATILITAINIIAGLLIGTLQQGVDLAEAVRTYTVLTVGDGLVTMIPSLLVSVAGGITLTRTNSAVTLSGELRTQLFDRPATLYMAAGVSAALCLIPGLPKFAFLLVSLALVIAARSLGKSAAAGDAETASAGGEATAAQSKAGAVAPANEMAALLKLEELTLEIGFQLIPLVDEKQGGQLLGRVRTLRRHLSQELGFLVPPVHISDNLRLGPREYLFSLRGIEIGRWHTEGTQLLAVSGEGVRRPLPGKETREPAFGVPALWIAPTLEDQAIAAGYSVVDPVTVVSTHLGEMLRQHAHELLGRAETKRLLDGLNDTHPKLLEELVPKLLTLGEVQRVLEQLLRERVSIRDMGSILEALVETAAINKNHVALVEAARHALGRRLIQPLLDGDGQLPVLLMEQSLEEEILNFLSHETGAGQRQLSGPVRSTSPLIRRLVDSLKQLISTTPATATPVLLAPSPARYYIRRWIEPWLPRMAVVAIADIPAETRLRPMGTVR, encoded by the coding sequence ATGAGTACAGCGGTTGTTGTCAACGCGCCGGGAACACGGCTAGCAGGGATGTGGAGCCGGTTGGGCGAGTTCCTATTGCCAATCGGTGCCATCAGCGTGATGTTTGTCATGCTCGTTCCGCTCCCGTCCGGGGTGCTGGACATGCTGCTGGCGCTTTCGATTGCCGCGTCGGTGATCGTGTTCCTGTCTGCAGTACAGGTGCGCCGTGCTGTCGAATTGAGCGTCTTTCCGACACTGCTTTTGTTGCTGACACTCTTCCGGCTTTCCCTCAACATCGCCTCAAGCAGGCGAATCCTGCTGCACGGATCGGAAGGCACGGCGGCGGCGGGAAATGTTATTGAGGCCTTTGGTCAGTTTGTCGTCGGCGGGAACTATGTGGTTGGCTTTGTGCTCTTTCTGGCGCTGATCGCGATTCAGTTTCTCGTGGTTTCGCATGGCGCGGTCCGCACCGCTGAGGTAACCGCGCGATTCACGCTCGATGCACTGCCGGGCAAACAGATGGCCATCGACGCGGACTTGAATGCCGGACTGATCAACGAACATGAGGCGCGTCGTCGCCGCCAGGCAATCGCCCGGGAAGCCGAGTTTTACGGAGCGATGGACGGTGCCGCGCGCTTCAGCCAGCGGGATTCGATGGCTACGATTCTTATCACGGCCATCAACATCATCGCGGGCCTGCTGATCGGCACGTTGCAGCAAGGTGTTGATCTTGCCGAGGCTGTACGCACCTATACGGTGCTGACCGTGGGCGATGGCCTGGTGACGATGATTCCGTCCCTGCTGGTTTCGGTGGCCGGAGGCATCACGCTCACGCGAACAAATTCAGCCGTGACACTCTCCGGAGAACTGCGCACACAGCTCTTTGATCGCCCAGCGACGTTGTACATGGCTGCGGGAGTCAGTGCGGCACTATGCCTGATTCCGGGACTACCCAAGTTCGCATTCCTGCTGGTTTCCCTTGCGCTTGTAATTGCCGCGCGCAGTCTTGGAAAGAGTGCCGCTGCCGGTGATGCAGAGACAGCCTCAGCGGGCGGCGAGGCGACTGCGGCTCAGTCAAAGGCTGGCGCGGTGGCTCCGGCAAACGAGATGGCGGCGCTGCTGAAGCTTGAAGAGCTGACCCTGGAGATCGGCTTTCAGCTGATTCCTCTGGTCGACGAGAAACAGGGCGGCCAGCTTCTGGGCCGTGTGCGCACTCTGCGGCGGCATCTTTCGCAAGAGCTTGGTTTCCTAGTGCCCCCGGTGCATATCTCCGATAATTTGCGCCTGGGGCCTCGCGAGTATCTGTTCTCTCTGCGCGGAATCGAGATTGGGCGTTGGCATACCGAAGGAACGCAGTTGCTCGCTGTCTCGGGCGAAGGCGTGCGGCGTCCGTTGCCCGGCAAAGAGACACGCGAGCCGGCCTTTGGTGTGCCTGCATTGTGGATTGCTCCCACTTTGGAGGACCAGGCAATTGCAGCCGGTTATTCCGTTGTCGATCCGGTCACAGTTGTTTCTACGCACCTGGGTGAGATGTTGCGACAACATGCGCATGAATTGCTCGGCCGGGCGGAAACAAAGCGGCTTCTGGATGGGCTCAACGACACACACCCAAAGCTGCTCGAAGAGCTTGTCCCCAAGCTGCTGACTCTCGGCGAGGTGCAGCGGGTGCTGGAGCAGCTACTGCGCGAGCGGGTGTCGATTCGCGACATGGGATCGATCCTGGAGGCGCTGGTTGAGACCGCAGCGATCAACAAGAATCACGTTGCCTTGGTGGAAGCGGCTCGACACGCGCTCGGAAGGCGGTTGATTCAGCCTCTGCTGGATGGCGACGGTCAATTGCCGGTTCTGTTGATGGAGCAGTCGCTCGAAGAGGAGATTCTGAACTTCCTGTCCCATGAGACCGGAGCCGGACAGCGGCAATTGAGCGGGCCGGTTCGTTCGACGTCGCCCCTGATTCGCCGCCTGGTCGATTCTTTGAAGCAGCTTATCTCGACCACTCCCGCAACGGCCACTCCCGTGCTCTTAGCACCGAGTCCAGCCCGATATTACATCCGGCGTTGGATTGAGCCATGGCTGCCCCGGATGGCCGTGGTTGCAATTGCGGACATTCCGGCTGAGACGCGGCTCCGCCCCATGGGAACCGTTCGTTGA
- a CDS encoding EscU/YscU/HrcU family type III secretion system export apparatus switch protein has translation MAGERTEQATPQRREKARKEGDVLHSRELSAAAGTLAGVMLLGFIGPRLLSAWVQAAGGFLSYGRLSAWEPETADATMRSLEGLAMTILAPVGLASAGVATAALAAGVMQTGGVQVHPQLLGVKFDRINPLSNLKNLFSLRSAARLGKSMIPAAVLAIFAVQRMARQWDMPPFSSVRMIALSGDVYGLLLTAAWLLFAWAAIDYAVEWRSREQRLKMSRQDMRDEYKESQGNPQIRGRIRNLQRQARRRRVQADVAKATVVITNPTHYAVALEFDFGAMEAPKVLTKGRNLLAEEIKEQARWAGVPIIENPPLARSLYRSVAPGESIPVDLYAAVASILAFLYRQRVERETQQRRERAAAARRDGSSRVSESVPGTAASSTVALARIPGMRDRVRRGKEDGHGSHGEPKAATESTSQLPPKRGES, from the coding sequence ATGGCCGGCGAGCGCACAGAACAGGCTACTCCGCAGCGGCGCGAAAAGGCGCGCAAGGAAGGCGACGTACTGCACAGCCGCGAGCTGAGTGCGGCGGCCGGGACGCTTGCGGGAGTGATGTTGCTTGGATTCATCGGCCCACGCCTCCTCTCGGCCTGGGTTCAGGCTGCAGGAGGCTTTCTCAGTTATGGCAGGTTGTCCGCCTGGGAGCCGGAGACGGCGGATGCGACGATGCGTTCGCTGGAGGGACTGGCGATGACGATACTCGCGCCCGTTGGCCTTGCCAGCGCCGGGGTTGCCACAGCTGCGCTTGCAGCCGGGGTAATGCAGACGGGTGGAGTTCAGGTGCATCCCCAGCTGCTTGGCGTGAAATTCGACCGCATCAATCCTCTGTCGAATCTGAAAAATCTCTTTTCGCTTCGCTCGGCGGCGCGGCTGGGCAAATCGATGATCCCTGCGGCGGTGCTTGCGATCTTTGCCGTGCAGAGGATGGCGCGGCAGTGGGACATGCCTCCGTTTTCTTCCGTGCGCATGATTGCGTTGAGCGGCGATGTCTACGGCTTACTGTTGACTGCGGCCTGGCTGCTCTTTGCGTGGGCGGCGATCGATTATGCGGTGGAATGGCGCAGCCGCGAGCAGCGTCTCAAGATGAGCCGGCAGGATATGCGGGATGAATACAAGGAGTCGCAGGGCAATCCGCAGATTCGCGGGCGAATTCGCAATCTGCAGCGTCAGGCCAGGCGGCGTCGCGTGCAGGCCGATGTGGCCAAAGCCACGGTGGTGATCACCAATCCGACGCACTATGCGGTCGCGCTGGAGTTCGATTTCGGGGCCATGGAAGCTCCGAAGGTGCTGACCAAGGGCAGGAATCTGCTTGCCGAGGAGATTAAAGAGCAGGCTCGTTGGGCCGGAGTTCCGATCATTGAGAACCCGCCCTTGGCGCGGTCGCTGTATCGCTCTGTGGCTCCGGGCGAATCGATTCCGGTAGATCTCTATGCTGCTGTGGCCTCGATTCTGGCGTTCCTGTATCGCCAGCGCGTCGAGCGCGAGACGCAGCAGCGCCGAGAGCGCGCAGCCGCCGCACGAAGGGATGGATCGTCGCGCGTGTCCGAATCTGTTCCCGGCACCGCGGCGAGTTCCACAGTTGCGCTGGCGCGGATTCCTGGTATGCGCGACCGTGTCAGGCGCGGTAAGGAAGACGGTCACGGTTCGCACGGAGAACCGAAGGCCGCGACGGAATCGACGTCGCAATTACCACCTAAGCGAGGAGAGTCATGA
- a CDS encoding flagellar biosynthetic protein FliR has translation MAEWNSADWNSMGAALVLALVRVSSMIALAPFFVSRAIPTRTKALFSFAVCVLLVPTIAVAAAKGNGAGVELSFEGILGEAAIGVIYGLTLSLLNEMLLIAGQIVGLQFSFSLVNLLDPASEIQTPLMGDLFQMMGTLVLITAGLDRLLLASMVRSVRAVPLGSFPLAAISVSAKALVPMLSGSFFAALELAAPVLAATVLVEISVALLGKLSPQLPVVALTVPSKTLTGFVLLIGSLALWPRFIEARFSNLLDVAERLIAHGGRG, from the coding sequence GTGGCTGAATGGAATTCAGCGGATTGGAATTCGATGGGTGCGGCTCTCGTTCTCGCGCTGGTAAGGGTGAGCTCGATGATCGCGCTCGCTCCGTTCTTTGTCTCGCGGGCTATCCCGACGCGGACGAAAGCGCTGTTCTCGTTTGCAGTGTGCGTTCTTCTTGTGCCGACGATTGCAGTGGCCGCAGCCAAAGGGAATGGCGCTGGAGTAGAGCTGAGCTTTGAGGGGATCCTTGGCGAGGCGGCGATAGGAGTGATCTATGGCCTTACGCTGAGCCTATTGAACGAGATGCTCTTGATCGCGGGGCAGATTGTGGGATTGCAGTTCAGCTTCTCGCTGGTCAATCTGCTCGATCCGGCGTCGGAGATTCAAACGCCGCTGATGGGCGATCTGTTTCAGATGATGGGGACGCTGGTGCTGATCACGGCCGGGTTGGATCGGCTGCTGCTGGCGTCGATGGTTCGCAGCGTGCGCGCGGTGCCGCTGGGCAGTTTTCCGCTGGCTGCGATTTCTGTTTCGGCGAAGGCGCTGGTGCCGATGCTTTCGGGATCGTTTTTCGCTGCGCTGGAGCTGGCTGCTCCGGTACTGGCGGCGACGGTGCTTGTTGAGATCTCGGTGGCACTGCTAGGCAAGCTTTCTCCGCAGCTTCCCGTGGTTGCTTTAACGGTTCCGTCCAAGACGCTTACGGGCTTCGTTTTGCTGATCGGTTCGCTGGCGCTCTGGCCTCGTTTCATTGAGGCCCGCTTCAGCAATCTGCTCGATGTGGCCGAGAGGCTGATTGCTCATGGCGGACGAGGATAG
- a CDS encoding flagellar biosynthetic protein FliQ has product MSPDQVAEVMRHLLREAMIVAAPILLAAALLSFLLSLLQTLTSLQEQSLTAVPRLFAVVTILTVGMPWFLHRLTAYTVSLFTNFDRFLH; this is encoded by the coding sequence ATGAGTCCGGACCAGGTCGCCGAAGTGATGCGGCATTTATTGCGGGAGGCGATGATTGTGGCCGCGCCCATTCTGCTTGCGGCGGCGCTGCTGAGCTTCTTATTAAGCCTGTTGCAGACGCTCACCTCGTTGCAGGAGCAGTCGCTGACCGCGGTGCCTCGGCTCTTTGCAGTGGTGACGATTCTGACCGTTGGGATGCCTTGGTTTCTGCATCGGCTGACGGCGTACACCGTGTCTCTGTTCACCAACTTCGATCGTTTTCTTCACTGA
- the fliP gene encoding flagellar type III secretion system pore protein FliP (The bacterial flagellar biogenesis protein FliP forms a type III secretion system (T3SS)-type pore required for flagellar assembly.) — protein sequence MVSVQMLLFRVPAHLAFWIAVPSAAVPVLPDLGAKLHPGDSTPWTILFVLTAITLLPSLIMAVTPMVRLMVVFHFLRQALGTQTAPSNPTLLGLGLVMTWFLMQPVLVSVEQQAVTPYRNGEITGWEAIDRGSVPIKTFMLRYAREKDLALFTAAGQIPRPAKPEDLPLRAVIPAYMLSELKAGFVIGAVLYLPFLLIDMVTAAITTSIGMFQLPPVVVSTPLKILLFVMVDGWNLVTGSLLKSF from the coding sequence ATGGTAAGCGTGCAGATGCTTTTGTTCCGCGTGCCTGCGCATCTGGCGTTCTGGATCGCGGTGCCGAGTGCGGCTGTGCCCGTATTGCCGGATCTGGGCGCCAAGCTGCATCCCGGAGACTCAACTCCCTGGACCATTCTCTTCGTTCTGACCGCGATTACGTTGTTGCCTTCGCTGATCATGGCGGTTACGCCGATGGTGCGGCTTATGGTGGTCTTTCACTTTCTGCGACAGGCTCTTGGGACGCAGACCGCGCCCTCCAATCCCACGCTTCTCGGTCTTGGCCTTGTGATGACGTGGTTCCTGATGCAGCCAGTCCTGGTGTCTGTGGAGCAGCAGGCTGTGACGCCTTATCGCAATGGTGAGATCACTGGCTGGGAGGCAATCGACCGTGGCTCTGTGCCCATCAAGACATTCATGCTGCGTTACGCACGGGAAAAGGATCTGGCGCTATTTACGGCGGCTGGGCAGATCCCGCGCCCTGCGAAGCCTGAGGATCTGCCGCTGCGCGCAGTCATTCCGGCCTACATGCTTTCCGAGTTGAAGGCTGGGTTTGTGATCGGTGCTGTGTTGTATCTGCCTTTTCTGCTGATCGACATGGTGACGGCTGCGATTACGACTTCGATTGGCATGTTCCAACTGCCGCCGGTGGTGGTTTCAACCCCGCTCAAGATCCTGCTGTTTGTGATGGTCGACGGCTGGAATCTGGTGACCGGGTCGCTGTTGAAGAGCTTTTGA
- a CDS encoding flagellar biosynthetic protein FliO gives MKQKLAVDTRERAMTDLEGDLGYLRTHLDSPGYFFANKLGTGLIARFVRGWQVSAARPAQLALIARIELGARQTVALIEAEGQRLLVASSADGAASFFSLNSAEPRRDESFPSALESGPATGEMKPLAIPRKLSRRPGFSAQSARSARPVSRVSW, from the coding sequence ATGAAACAAAAACTCGCAGTCGATACGAGAGAACGTGCGATGACCGATCTCGAAGGTGATCTGGGCTATCTTCGAACTCACCTGGACAGCCCTGGATACTTCTTCGCAAACAAGCTCGGAACTGGCCTGATTGCTCGTTTTGTGCGCGGGTGGCAAGTTTCGGCGGCACGTCCGGCCCAATTGGCATTGATTGCGCGGATTGAGTTGGGTGCTCGCCAGACAGTTGCGCTAATTGAGGCCGAGGGTCAACGACTGCTAGTGGCGTCCTCGGCGGATGGAGCCGCGTCCTTCTTTTCTCTTAACAGTGCTGAGCCTCGCCGCGACGAATCCTTCCCAAGTGCTCTAGAAAGCGGCCCTGCTACAGGAGAGATGAAACCGTTGGCCATTCCACGAAAGCTCTCCCGAAGACCGGGTTTCAGTGCTCAATCGGCGAGGTCCGCAAGGCCAGTGAGCAGGGTCTCATGGTAA
- a CDS encoding FliM/FliN family flagellar motor C-terminal domain-containing protein, translating to MATQFPPRQVPTPASAVASHPVSQSHPASVQSGVPDDGVAHKNDVHGDPGSQSSWKANGVSGLVQSGKLRANEVAADGEIKTEEDAELMRLPAPMERLPVGLLVSVPVRDFRVRNLLAMAPDELIETQWGHGEDLPLSSGEVQLAWSEFEVVDARLAVRVTRLA from the coding sequence ATGGCTACCCAGTTTCCACCGAGGCAAGTCCCTACTCCCGCATCCGCAGTTGCATCCCATCCAGTATCTCAGTCTCATCCGGCCTCCGTTCAGAGCGGCGTTCCAGACGATGGCGTTGCTCACAAAAACGATGTCCATGGCGACCCTGGCTCCCAGTCCTCATGGAAGGCCAACGGTGTCTCAGGCCTGGTTCAGAGCGGTAAATTGCGAGCCAATGAAGTTGCGGCGGACGGTGAAATCAAGACAGAGGAAGACGCGGAACTCATGCGGCTTCCCGCGCCTATGGAAAGGCTGCCGGTGGGGCTGCTGGTGTCAGTGCCGGTACGCGACTTCCGGGTTCGGAATCTGCTCGCGATGGCGCCGGACGAATTGATCGAAACGCAATGGGGGCATGGAGAAGATCTGCCGTTGTCCTCAGGCGAAGTGCAGCTGGCGTGGAGCGAATTTGAAGTGGTGGATGCCCGGCTGGCGGTACGTGTTACGCGACTTGCCTGA
- a CDS encoding flagellar hook protein FlgE: MASFYIPLSGLEADTTALNTIANDLANLNTTGFKAQTANFSDTFYQQIGEQGSGDPIQVGSGVDVSSIQSDFSQGSQISTDSASNVELVGNGFFVVNDGGANVYTRDGNFSVSQTGSLETQAGEQVMGFPATNGVVNTNAPLAGINLPVGQVQPAQATTSFGMNANLDSSAAIGTTLPAQVTVYDSLGQSHIATVTYTKTATNTWSYNVSMPDTLTAASNTAAGATTITYNFGSSAGTLATVDPGTNLTITGPTASGTATITVPPVTAGETVAAYATSLQTAVTAAGLTGVTVASTPGGQLTISGANISTAGSVIQDPVSANTTGTLTFNSSGDLTNPASNISGISFSGLSDGAANMTMSFNILGSAGTPTITQSDVASAATGTTQDGFAAGSYTGFSIASDGTVNATFSNNQTLAVGQLALANVANPQGLQLLGDGNYATTQASGTASVGASGTAGLGTINDDTLEASNVNISAEFSDLIIAQRAFEANSKGVTTFDTIAQETINMIH, from the coding sequence ATGGCAAGCTTTTACATTCCACTTTCTGGATTGGAGGCCGATACAACGGCTCTGAACACGATCGCCAACGACCTGGCCAATCTCAACACGACGGGCTTCAAAGCGCAGACGGCCAATTTCTCGGATACGTTTTACCAGCAGATTGGGGAGCAGGGGTCGGGCGATCCGATTCAGGTCGGCTCCGGCGTCGATGTTTCTTCGATTCAGTCGGACTTCAGCCAGGGTAGCCAGATCTCGACCGATAGCGCGAGCAATGTGGAACTGGTCGGGAATGGATTCTTCGTTGTGAACGACGGAGGCGCCAATGTCTATACACGCGACGGTAATTTCTCGGTCAGCCAAACGGGGAGTCTGGAAACCCAGGCGGGCGAGCAGGTAATGGGCTTTCCCGCGACGAATGGGGTAGTCAATACGAATGCTCCGCTGGCAGGAATCAACCTGCCTGTGGGACAGGTACAGCCGGCCCAGGCAACGACGAGTTTCGGCATGAATGCCAATCTGGATTCGTCGGCCGCCATCGGGACGACACTTCCGGCGCAGGTGACGGTGTATGACTCGCTGGGACAGTCGCATATCGCAACTGTTACCTACACGAAGACTGCGACCAACACCTGGAGTTATAACGTCTCGATGCCCGACACGCTCACGGCGGCCTCGAACACTGCAGCGGGCGCTACAACCATCACATATAATTTCGGGTCGAGCGCCGGTACCCTGGCTACGGTGGATCCAGGGACGAACCTGACAATTACCGGGCCAACAGCCTCGGGCACGGCGACCATCACTGTGCCGCCGGTCACCGCCGGGGAAACCGTTGCAGCGTATGCCACTTCTCTTCAGACCGCAGTGACTGCGGCTGGCCTTACGGGCGTGACCGTCGCTTCCACGCCGGGTGGACAGTTGACCATTTCCGGAGCCAACATTTCAACCGCCGGCAGCGTGATCCAGGATCCGGTCTCAGCCAACACCACCGGAACCTTGACCTTCAATTCGAGCGGTGATCTCACTAATCCAGCATCGAATATTTCGGGTATAAGTTTCTCCGGCTTATCGGATGGCGCTGCGAATATGACGATGAGCTTTAATATCCTCGGAAGCGCGGGCACTCCGACGATTACGCAAAGCGACGTGGCCTCCGCCGCTACGGGGACGACACAGGATGGTTTCGCCGCCGGGAGTTATACCGGCTTCAGTATCGCCAGTGATGGCACCGTCAACGCTACCTTCTCGAATAACCAGACATTGGCTGTCGGACAGTTGGCGCTGGCTAATGTTGCCAATCCGCAGGGGCTGCAGCTGTTAGGAGATGGGAACTATGCGACAACGCAGGCCAGCGGCACCGCCTCTGTTGGAGCCTCGGGAACAGCCGGGCTGGGAACGATCAATGACGACACGCTCGAAGCTTCCAATGTCAACATCTCGGCCGAGTTCTCGGACTTGATCATTGCGCAGCGGGCCTTTGAGGCTAACTCTAAGGGAGTTACCACCTTCGACACGATCGCTCAGGAAACCATCAATATGATCCACTGA
- a CDS encoding flagellar hook assembly protein FlgD: MSSIWSSAASQASESPFASGGIGPSPGGGAAAKFQSILQSSDKQQQSVGQLGLSPAASSKANVARAMTSGTDSSNSSTSDTSDATISANDFLTLLVTEMQNQDPTADTDPNEYINQLVQINSLEQLIDINQNLSDVLGTASSSTQPSGQVQSATGAGNATSAKAQAAAKIASGAGATGPGSSVNAALSSGTGSAFSETAGSPIATAHGNLSAPPDSHAAHKVAHALDGSRRMAGHGHAIRDIPTRPLS; this comes from the coding sequence ATGAGCAGCATTTGGAGCAGCGCGGCATCACAGGCGAGCGAATCACCCTTCGCTTCAGGCGGAATCGGGCCGAGCCCGGGAGGGGGCGCTGCGGCGAAATTTCAGTCGATCCTGCAGTCATCGGATAAGCAGCAACAATCTGTGGGGCAGCTGGGTCTGAGTCCCGCGGCTAGCTCGAAGGCAAACGTTGCCAGGGCAATGACATCAGGAACGGATTCAAGCAACTCGTCCACTTCGGATACATCGGACGCAACCATTTCGGCGAATGACTTTCTCACGCTTCTTGTCACCGAGATGCAGAATCAGGACCCGACGGCTGATACCGATCCGAATGAGTACATCAATCAACTCGTCCAGATCAACAGCCTGGAGCAACTGATCGATATCAATCAGAACCTGTCCGATGTATTAGGCACGGCTTCTTCGTCTACGCAGCCGTCGGGACAAGTCCAAAGCGCAACTGGTGCTGGGAATGCCACATCCGCGAAGGCTCAGGCCGCTGCAAAGATCGCTTCCGGTGCAGGCGCAACCGGGCCGGGGTCGAGTGTCAATGCGGCCTTGTCTTCGGGAACCGGGTCAGCGTTCTCCGAAACGGCAGGCAGTCCTATTGCGACAGCGCACGGAAACCTGAGTGCTCCACCGGACTCTCACGCGGCACACAAAGTCGCTCATGCGCTCGATGGCAGTCGTCGGATGGCCGGGCACGGTCACGCGATTCGGGATATACCGACCCGGCCGTTGTCGTAA
- a CDS encoding FliI/YscN family ATPase, with the protein MSLETPIEAEPAVHSLESYRRHLLRGQPWRWQGQVSQAVGQTIESIGPNSSVGECCEIMDRFGRPHLAEVIGFRGSTVLSMPVNSPEGIRFGDAVEALGTAPEIGVGPELLGRVLDGLGEPIDGAAGRRRPAAVATLPIDGTVRLPLARLPIREPLGTGIRALDSLLTVGRGQRVGIFGGSGVGKSTLIGMMTRNTSADITVVGLVGERGREVGEFLEDALGEEGRKRSVVLVSTSDQSPLMRMRAALSATTVAEYFAAQGQHVLLVLDSLTRFAMAAREIGLAAGEPATAKGYTPSVFARLAKLVERAGNFKVGSITAFYTVLMEGDDQQDPLVDAVRSLLDGHVVLSRPLAAEGWYPPIEVLDSISRLMPAVAAPDHREAAGLVRRLLAAYARSEDLVRIGAYKPGADEDLDRALGARPLLREFLTQGAAEKMSYSECLDRLMKLSAEI; encoded by the coding sequence ATGAGCCTTGAGACACCCATTGAGGCTGAACCTGCGGTCCATTCTCTGGAATCGTACAGGCGGCACTTGCTACGCGGCCAACCATGGCGCTGGCAGGGACAGGTTTCGCAGGCCGTGGGACAGACAATTGAATCCATTGGTCCAAACTCGTCTGTGGGAGAGTGCTGTGAGATCATGGATCGCTTTGGGCGGCCGCATCTGGCGGAGGTGATCGGCTTTCGCGGTTCGACAGTGCTTTCGATGCCGGTCAACTCGCCGGAGGGAATTCGTTTCGGCGACGCGGTCGAAGCATTGGGGACAGCTCCCGAGATCGGCGTTGGACCAGAGTTGCTGGGCCGCGTGCTGGATGGGCTGGGGGAGCCGATAGACGGCGCCGCTGGCCGTCGGCGGCCGGCGGCGGTCGCAACCCTGCCAATCGACGGAACGGTGCGGCTGCCGCTGGCGCGTCTACCGATTCGCGAGCCGCTCGGAACGGGGATTCGCGCACTCGACTCTCTCCTGACGGTTGGACGAGGGCAGCGGGTGGGGATCTTTGGCGGTTCCGGGGTAGGGAAAAGCACGCTGATCGGGATGATGACGCGCAATACCAGCGCCGACATTACGGTCGTTGGACTGGTGGGCGAGCGTGGGCGCGAGGTTGGTGAGTTTCTGGAAGATGCTCTCGGAGAAGAGGGACGAAAACGGTCGGTGGTTCTGGTTTCGACCTCCGATCAATCCCCATTGATGCGCATGCGCGCCGCGCTCTCGGCGACTACGGTGGCTGAGTATTTCGCGGCGCAGGGGCAGCATGTGTTGCTGGTGCTCGATTCGCTTACCCGCTTCGCTATGGCAGCCAGGGAGATTGGCCTCGCGGCGGGCGAACCGGCGACAGCGAAGGGTTATACGCCGTCTGTCTTTGCCCGTCTGGCCAAATTGGTGGAGCGGGCGGGCAACTTCAAGGTCGGTTCCATCACTGCTTTTTACACAGTGCTGATGGAGGGAGACGATCAGCAGGACCCACTTGTCGATGCGGTGCGGTCTCTGCTGGACGGCCATGTGGTGCTCTCACGGCCTCTCGCCGCCGAGGGGTGGTATCCACCGATTGAGGTGTTGGACTCGATCAGCCGACTCATGCCTGCTGTCGCCGCGCCTGACCATCGCGAGGCCGCGGGCCTGGTCCGCCGCCTTCTTGCCGCGTATGCCCGTTCCGAAGATCTGGTGCGGATAGGCGCGTACAAGCCGGGCGCAGATGAGGATCTGGACAGGGCGCTCGGGGCGCGACCTCTGTTGCGCGAATTTCTGACGCAGGGGGCTGCAGAGAAGATGAGTTACTCCGAATGTCTCGACAGGCTGATGAAGCTCTCTGCCGAAATTTGA